One genomic region from Cellulomonas hominis encodes:
- a CDS encoding Crp/Fnr family transcriptional regulator produces the protein MPLFADLDVHDIAQVDRRCQAHAFEAGAVVYHAGASATRMYVVATGAVKAVRPALDGRETILDLCAPGDFLGAVPALGEDVYSDTAWAVSASCLLGLEAHDFDAIMERFPAVARATLRGVSRRLSQAQQAVHLLAGAPLEQRLAAMLLLIADKMGRPWDGGTLLDVPLTREDLASMTGAAPESVSRLLSGWRREGLIDSGRRWIAVRDPKALHSLRDA, from the coding sequence GTGCCGTTGTTCGCGGACCTGGACGTTCACGATATCGCCCAGGTCGATCGGCGCTGTCAGGCTCATGCCTTTGAGGCTGGAGCGGTCGTGTATCACGCCGGAGCATCGGCGACAAGGATGTATGTCGTGGCCACGGGGGCCGTCAAGGCGGTACGCCCAGCCCTCGATGGCCGCGAGACGATCCTCGACCTGTGCGCTCCGGGCGACTTCCTCGGTGCTGTTCCCGCGTTGGGCGAGGACGTCTACTCAGACACCGCCTGGGCGGTCTCCGCCTCGTGCCTGTTGGGCCTAGAGGCTCATGACTTCGACGCGATCATGGAGAGGTTCCCCGCCGTGGCCAGGGCCACCCTCAGGGGTGTCTCCCGCAGGTTGAGCCAGGCACAACAGGCGGTCCATCTGTTGGCGGGCGCACCGTTGGAGCAGCGCCTAGCGGCCATGCTGCTGCTGATCGCGGACAAGATGGGCCGCCCCTGGGACGGCGGCACCCTGCTCGATGTGCCGCTGACACGTGAGGATTTGGCCTCGATGACCGGCGCTGCGCCTGAGTCGGTCAGCCGGCTGTTGAGCGGGTGGCGACGAGAGGGCCTGATCGACTCGGGCCGACGATGGATCGCCGTTCGCGACCCCAAGGCCCTCCACTCGCTGCGCGACGCCTGA
- a CDS encoding ATP-grasp domain-containing protein translates to MSTRIALATCAALPDLDPDDAPLVAALRDRGLEVESPVWNAGDVDWSSYDAVVVRSTWDYTEHARDFRWWTQRVGQATRLINPAQVLTWNIDKIYQRAMEAAGLPIVPTIWMDPARNFNARAIHTRFPAFGDFVIKPTISAGSRDTGRYDASQTPSRALAIQHVKRLLDQGRHVMVQRYLREVDTVGETALVYFDGELSHAVRKAPLLEGPYREGTMDGVLYKEEVMTAREPSAAELAVGQRVVDAIGSLITGVEQPLAYTRVDLIPDDEGNPVVLELELIEPSFFFAQAPGAVDRFADAILKRL, encoded by the coding sequence GTGAGCACACGGATCGCCCTGGCCACCTGCGCCGCCCTGCCGGACCTCGACCCCGACGACGCGCCGCTCGTGGCGGCGCTCCGCGACCGGGGACTCGAGGTGGAGTCGCCCGTGTGGAACGCGGGCGACGTCGACTGGTCCTCGTACGACGCGGTCGTCGTCCGCTCCACCTGGGACTACACCGAGCACGCCCGCGACTTCCGCTGGTGGACCCAGCGGGTCGGCCAGGCGACGCGGCTGATCAACCCCGCCCAGGTGCTCACCTGGAACATCGACAAGATCTACCAGCGCGCCATGGAGGCGGCCGGGCTGCCGATCGTCCCGACCATCTGGATGGACCCGGCGCGCAACTTCAACGCCCGCGCGATCCACACCCGGTTCCCGGCGTTCGGCGACTTCGTCATCAAGCCGACGATCAGCGCCGGCTCGCGCGACACCGGGCGGTACGACGCCAGCCAGACCCCGTCCCGCGCGCTGGCCATCCAGCACGTGAAGCGCCTGCTCGACCAGGGCCGGCACGTCATGGTGCAGCGGTACCTGCGCGAGGTCGACACGGTGGGCGAGACGGCGCTGGTCTACTTCGACGGCGAGCTCAGCCACGCGGTCCGCAAGGCGCCGCTGCTCGAGGGCCCGTACCGCGAGGGCACGATGGACGGCGTGCTCTACAAGGAGGAGGTCATGACGGCCCGCGAGCCCTCCGCGGCGGAGCTGGCCGTCGGGCAGCGCGTGGTCGACGCGATCGGCTCGCTCATCACCGGCGTCGAGCAGCCCCTCGCGTACACGCGCGTGGACCTCATCCCGGACGACGAGGGCAACCCGGTCGTCCTCGAGCTCGAGCTGATCGAGCCCAGCTTCTTCTTCGCGCAGGCCCCGGGCGCGGTCGACCGCTTCGCGGACGCGATCCTCAAGCGCCTCTGA
- a CDS encoding glycine betaine ABC transporter substrate-binding protein, with protein MNLRRTTLPAAAAGILLLVAACGDPGSGGGTADPTSGGDASGAVCEPVAGDQLVVLEDDQGLQNADNVIPAVNAAAAQADPGLIPLLDTVSEALDTDKLIALNKAVDIDRQTSSEAAAQFVEDEGLAAADTSAGTGKSVVVGAANFSESATLGEIYAAVLRSAGYTAEVQTIGNRETYLPALQSGQITLTPEYAATLAEFLNTSANGPDAEPVASSDPDATVEALTTLGTDAGLTFGAVSAAQDQNAFAVTSAFAEEHDVATLSDLATACGGGLVLAGPAECPERPFCQPGLEETYGLTFTEFRSYDFGLIGDAVRQGEASIGLVLSSDGSLAS; from the coding sequence ATGAACCTCCGTCGAACCACCCTCCCCGCCGCGGCGGCCGGGATCCTGCTCCTCGTCGCGGCGTGCGGCGACCCCGGCTCGGGCGGCGGCACCGCGGACCCGACCTCGGGCGGCGACGCCTCCGGCGCGGTCTGCGAGCCGGTGGCGGGCGACCAGCTCGTCGTCCTCGAGGACGACCAGGGCCTGCAGAACGCCGACAACGTCATCCCGGCCGTCAACGCGGCGGCCGCCCAGGCCGACCCGGGCCTGATCCCGCTCCTGGACACGGTCTCCGAGGCCCTGGACACGGACAAGCTCATCGCGCTGAACAAGGCCGTCGACATCGACCGGCAGACCTCCTCCGAGGCCGCCGCCCAGTTCGTCGAGGACGAGGGCCTGGCCGCGGCCGACACGTCGGCGGGGACCGGGAAGAGCGTCGTCGTCGGCGCCGCGAACTTCTCCGAGAGCGCGACGCTCGGCGAGATCTACGCCGCCGTGCTGCGCTCCGCCGGGTACACCGCCGAGGTGCAGACCATCGGCAACCGCGAGACCTACCTGCCGGCCCTGCAGAGCGGCCAGATCACGCTCACGCCCGAGTACGCGGCGACGCTGGCGGAGTTCCTCAACACGAGCGCCAACGGGCCGGACGCCGAGCCGGTTGCCAGCTCCGACCCCGACGCGACCGTCGAGGCCCTGACGACGCTCGGCACGGACGCGGGCCTGACGTTCGGCGCGGTCTCCGCGGCGCAGGACCAGAACGCGTTCGCCGTCACGTCGGCGTTCGCCGAGGAGCACGACGTCGCCACGCTGTCCGACCTCGCGACGGCGTGCGGCGGCGGCCTGGTGCTGGCCGGGCCGGCGGAGTGCCCGGAGCGGCCGTTCTGCCAGCCGGGCCTCGAGGAGACCTACGGGCTGACGTTCACCGAGTTCCGGTCGTACGACTTCGGCCTGATCGGCGACGCGGTGCGGCAGGGCGAGGCCTCGATCGGGCTGGTGCTGTCGAGCGACGGCTCGCTCGCGAGCTGA
- a CDS encoding ABC transporter ATP-binding protein, which produces MATAIGFEHVRKEYPDGTVAVGDLSLEVQEHELLALVGPSGCGKSTTLRLANRLVEPSSGRILLDGEDVTDVDAVALRRRIGYVIQNVGLFPHRTVEQNVGTVPRLLGWDRARTRARTGELLELVGLEPGRYARRYPHELSGGERQRVGVARALATDPPVLLMDEPFGAVDPVGRRRLQGEFRRIQQELGTTVMLVTHDVDEAVRLADRVAVLSRGGRLEQLSDPVRLLAAPASAAVADLVGTGAGVRLLALGAVERRDLRPAGGAPAPDASTLRVGDPLDAAFAALAAEPSGRVPVRDGGAVVGELDAAGLLAALHRLVDDAQERGPAVAEPEPSAGARG; this is translated from the coding sequence ATGGCGACGGCGATCGGGTTCGAGCACGTGCGCAAGGAGTACCCGGACGGGACGGTGGCCGTCGGCGACCTCTCGCTCGAGGTGCAGGAGCACGAGCTGCTCGCGCTCGTCGGGCCCTCGGGGTGCGGCAAGTCGACGACGCTGCGGCTGGCGAACCGCCTGGTCGAGCCGTCGTCGGGCCGCATCCTGCTCGACGGCGAGGACGTCACCGACGTCGACGCCGTCGCGCTGCGCCGGCGGATCGGCTACGTCATCCAGAACGTCGGCCTGTTCCCGCACCGCACCGTCGAGCAGAACGTCGGCACCGTCCCGCGGCTGCTCGGCTGGGACCGTGCCCGCACCCGCGCGCGGACCGGGGAGCTGCTCGAGCTCGTCGGGCTGGAGCCCGGCCGGTACGCCCGCCGCTACCCGCACGAGCTGTCGGGCGGCGAGCGGCAGCGCGTCGGCGTGGCCCGGGCGCTGGCGACCGACCCGCCCGTGCTGCTCATGGACGAGCCGTTCGGCGCGGTCGACCCCGTCGGCCGGCGGCGGCTGCAGGGGGAGTTCCGCCGGATCCAGCAGGAGCTCGGCACGACGGTGATGCTCGTCACGCACGACGTGGACGAGGCCGTGCGGCTCGCCGACCGCGTCGCGGTGCTGAGCCGGGGCGGCCGGCTCGAGCAGCTCTCCGACCCGGTCCGGCTGCTGGCCGCGCCCGCGAGCGCCGCCGTCGCCGACCTCGTCGGCACCGGGGCCGGGGTCCGGCTGCTCGCGCTCGGCGCCGTCGAGCGCCGCGACCTGCGGCCGGCCGGGGGAGCGCCCGCCCCCGACGCGTCGACGCTGCGCGTCGGCGACCCCCTGGATGCCGCGTTCGCCGCCCTGGCCGCCGAGCCGTCGGGGCGCGTGCCCGTCCGGGACGGCGGCGCGGTGGTGGGGGAGCTCGACGCCGCGGGCCTGCTCGCCGCGCTGCACCGCCTCGTGGACGACGCGCAGGAGCGGGGGCCGGCCGTCGCCGAACCGGAGCCGTCCGCCGGGGCGCGTGGGTAG
- a CDS encoding DNA-processing protein DprA, whose protein sequence is MMTSLGDVASDERTARMVLSMLVEPNDPVTGRILSRLGAVETLWLAERDGAVVGLSPVDAEVWRDHLSVPGANELAARVDQVQQSGVRALIPGDREWPTAVDDLGEVAPHVLWTRGASSFLSRPVSDLVTITGARACTSYGEYVARELASSVAADERVVVAGGAYGIEGASHQAALAAGGDTIAILANGVDRPYPVGHRDLLDCVADVGLLVSEVPPGAVPTRHRVIARARLMAALSSASVIVEAGARSGSLLVAQRAGELGRRVGAVPGPVTSAVSVGPHRLLRNGIKSLVADTSDLARLVERDQTPRVGLDMELVRPSSPARTRTL, encoded by the coding sequence ATGATGACCAGCTTGGGTGATGTCGCGAGCGACGAGCGCACCGCGAGGATGGTGCTGTCCATGCTGGTCGAGCCCAATGACCCTGTGACAGGTCGCATCCTGTCCAGGCTGGGAGCAGTCGAGACGCTTTGGCTCGCTGAGCGTGACGGTGCGGTGGTGGGGCTGAGCCCCGTGGACGCGGAAGTCTGGCGCGACCACCTCAGCGTGCCAGGTGCGAATGAACTGGCCGCGCGTGTCGACCAGGTGCAGCAATCAGGCGTTCGAGCGCTCATCCCAGGCGATAGAGAGTGGCCCACCGCAGTCGACGATCTTGGTGAAGTCGCCCCCCACGTGCTGTGGACCCGCGGTGCGTCATCCTTCCTCTCGCGTCCGGTGAGCGATCTCGTCACGATCACCGGCGCTCGGGCATGCACCTCCTACGGAGAGTATGTTGCCCGGGAGCTCGCCAGTTCCGTTGCCGCCGACGAACGGGTTGTCGTCGCGGGAGGTGCCTACGGGATCGAAGGCGCGTCTCACCAGGCCGCGCTCGCCGCAGGTGGCGACACGATCGCCATCCTCGCCAACGGAGTTGATCGCCCGTACCCTGTCGGCCATCGCGACCTGCTCGATTGCGTCGCCGATGTCGGCCTTCTCGTTAGCGAGGTTCCGCCCGGTGCCGTTCCAACCCGACACCGGGTCATCGCCCGCGCCCGACTGATGGCTGCGCTGTCCTCCGCGTCGGTCATCGTCGAGGCGGGCGCTCGATCTGGCTCGCTGCTGGTTGCCCAGCGAGCCGGCGAGCTCGGCCGACGTGTCGGTGCCGTCCCCGGTCCAGTCACGAGCGCTGTGAGTGTGGGACCGCATCGTCTGCTGCGCAATGGCATCAAATCCTTGGTGGCGGACACTTCGGATCTTGCCAGGTTGGTGGAACGAGACCAGACGCCGCGAGTAGGGCTCGACATGGAGCTCGTCCGCCCTTCTTCGCCCGCTCGGACGCGCACGCTGTAG
- a CDS encoding heavy-metal-associated domain-containing protein — translation MTTNASSTRTVLRAEGFSCPSCVAKIEKQVGRLDGVSAVKVHFASARIEVDHDPALASVEDLVAAVAKAGYVARPATF, via the coding sequence ATGACGACGAACGCTTCTTCCACACGCACCGTCCTGCGGGCCGAGGGCTTCTCCTGCCCCTCGTGCGTGGCCAAGATCGAGAAGCAGGTGGGGCGCTTGGACGGCGTGTCGGCGGTGAAGGTGCACTTCGCCTCGGCTCGCATTGAGGTCGACCACGATCCGGCGCTGGCGAGCGTCGAGGACTTGGTGGCTGCGGTGGCCAAGGCCGGCTACGTGGCACGACCGGCCACCTTCTAG
- a CDS encoding ABC transporter permease: MTGPLTSAATGALATVAGDPAANPWLSWDYVQRNWGDISRALEQHASLTVQAVLIACAVALPLGMLAHLRPRLAAPIVGTTGVLYTIPSLALFTVLVPWTGIGRTPVLVGLVVYALLVLVRNVLVGLGGVDESVRDAARGLGYGRLRLLLTVELPNALPAIITGIRLATVTTVALVTVGVVVGYGGLGNLMFRGFRNNKYHAEILTATLLCLALALVLDLVLWLIGRAVTPWARGREA, encoded by the coding sequence GTGACAGGACCCCTGACCTCGGCCGCCACCGGCGCGCTCGCCACCGTGGCGGGCGACCCGGCCGCGAACCCGTGGCTGTCCTGGGACTACGTGCAGCGGAACTGGGGCGACATCAGCCGGGCGCTGGAGCAGCACGCGAGCCTGACCGTCCAGGCGGTGCTCATCGCCTGCGCCGTGGCGCTGCCGCTCGGCATGCTCGCGCACCTGCGGCCCCGGCTGGCCGCGCCGATCGTCGGCACCACCGGCGTGCTGTACACGATCCCGTCGCTCGCGCTGTTCACGGTGCTCGTGCCCTGGACCGGGATCGGCCGGACGCCGGTCCTCGTCGGGCTGGTCGTCTACGCGCTGCTCGTGCTCGTCCGGAACGTGCTGGTCGGGCTCGGCGGCGTCGACGAGAGCGTGCGGGACGCGGCCCGGGGCCTCGGGTACGGCCGGCTGCGGCTGCTGCTGACCGTCGAGCTGCCGAACGCGCTGCCGGCGATCATCACGGGCATCAGGCTCGCCACGGTGACCACGGTCGCCCTCGTCACCGTCGGCGTCGTCGTCGGGTACGGCGGGCTGGGCAACCTCATGTTCCGCGGCTTCCGCAACAACAAGTACCACGCGGAGATCCTCACGGCGACGCTGCTGTGCCTCGCGCTCGCGCTGGTGCTCGACCTCGTGCTCTGGCTGATCGGGCGCGCGGTGACGCCCTGGGCGCGCGGACGGGAGGCCTGA
- a CDS encoding heavy metal translocating P-type ATPase produces MRTLTALLHRRWAIPGVSGLLIVVFILAERLFDQQLLVNALMVAAAAVAGTPIVIKATRALLTRAIGIDLLVSVAAIGAIIIGEYWEAAAVTFLFAVGHALEAATLNKTRSALAELVAVAPDAAVVLRDGHQVEVPANEVAMGEIVLVKNGAKVPVDGEVVAGTGSIDEASITGESIPVEKSEADHVFAGTVSRSGFLQVLATGVGADTTLARIIHRVEEAQDAKARTAQFMDRFSAWYTPAIMVGALAVGLITSDVVLALTLLVIGCPGALVISIPVSIVAGIGRAARDGILIKGGEFLETSAKIDTVAVDKTGTLTEGRPQLTDVIVLNPALDRTGVLRWAALAEAGSEHPLARPILDAAADAGVAPVGLADHTEPVPGKGIAATAGQHRVLIGNAALLEHYDLPDTLQATRVAEELAAAGQTPMIVAIDDTVAGVIAVADALRTDAAAMVDRLHHSGVRTVVMLTGDAPQVAHAVATATGIDEVHAGLLPEDKLDAVAALQRRGHTVAMVGDGVNDAPALATANIGVAMGAAGSAVAVETADIALMGDDLLKLPEAISLAKRTVNNMRQNITIAMITVTLLLVGVLFGGVTMAIGMLVHEASVLIVIINAMRLLRRRARQPAPRFATSCVATCRATSCSI; encoded by the coding sequence ATGAGAACACTGACCGCACTCCTGCACCGCCGCTGGGCGATCCCCGGCGTCTCGGGACTGCTGATCGTCGTCTTCATCCTGGCCGAGCGGCTGTTCGACCAGCAGCTCCTCGTGAATGCGCTGATGGTGGCTGCGGCAGCCGTTGCAGGCACCCCCATCGTCATCAAGGCCACCCGCGCCCTGCTCACTCGCGCGATCGGGATCGACCTGCTGGTCAGCGTGGCCGCGATCGGAGCGATCATCATCGGCGAGTACTGGGAGGCTGCGGCCGTCACCTTCCTGTTCGCCGTCGGCCACGCACTAGAAGCGGCCACGCTGAACAAGACACGTTCAGCATTGGCCGAGCTGGTGGCCGTTGCTCCCGATGCGGCGGTCGTGCTGCGGGACGGCCATCAGGTCGAAGTCCCTGCCAATGAGGTCGCGATGGGCGAGATCGTGCTGGTCAAGAACGGCGCCAAGGTCCCCGTCGACGGCGAGGTCGTGGCCGGCACCGGGAGCATCGACGAGGCCTCGATCACCGGCGAATCGATCCCGGTGGAGAAGTCCGAGGCCGATCACGTCTTCGCCGGCACCGTCTCCCGTAGCGGCTTCTTGCAGGTGCTTGCCACCGGCGTCGGGGCCGACACCACCCTGGCCAGGATCATCCACCGGGTCGAGGAGGCCCAGGACGCCAAGGCCCGCACCGCCCAATTCATGGACCGCTTCTCAGCCTGGTACACCCCCGCCATCATGGTCGGCGCACTCGCCGTCGGCCTGATCACCTCCGACGTCGTGCTGGCGCTGACCCTGCTGGTCATCGGCTGCCCCGGCGCCCTGGTGATCTCCATCCCGGTCTCGATCGTCGCCGGGATCGGCCGCGCCGCCCGGGACGGCATCCTCATCAAGGGCGGGGAGTTCCTGGAGACCTCAGCCAAGATCGACACCGTCGCGGTCGATAAGACCGGGACCCTCACCGAAGGCCGACCCCAGCTCACCGACGTCATCGTGCTCAATCCAGCCCTCGACCGCACCGGCGTCCTGCGATGGGCCGCGCTCGCCGAGGCCGGCTCCGAACACCCCCTCGCCCGCCCGATCCTGGACGCCGCGGCCGACGCCGGCGTCGCCCCGGTCGGGCTCGCCGACCACACCGAGCCCGTGCCCGGCAAGGGCATCGCCGCCACCGCCGGCCAGCACCGGGTCCTGATCGGCAACGCCGCGCTGCTGGAGCACTACGACCTGCCTGACACCCTCCAAGCAACCCGCGTCGCCGAAGAACTCGCCGCCGCCGGGCAGACACCGATGATCGTCGCCATCGACGACACCGTCGCAGGCGTCATTGCCGTCGCCGACGCTCTGCGGACCGATGCCGCAGCGATGGTCGACCGCCTGCACCACTCTGGCGTGCGCACCGTCGTCATGCTCACCGGCGACGCCCCCCAGGTCGCCCACGCCGTGGCCACCGCGACCGGCATCGACGAGGTCCACGCCGGTCTGCTGCCCGAGGACAAACTCGACGCCGTCGCCGCGCTGCAACGCCGCGGACACACCGTGGCTATGGTCGGCGACGGCGTCAACGATGCCCCCGCCCTGGCCACCGCCAACATCGGTGTAGCCATGGGCGCCGCCGGATCAGCCGTCGCCGTCGAGACCGCCGACATCGCCCTCATGGGCGACGACCTGCTCAAACTCCCCGAAGCGATATCGCTGGCCAAACGCACCGTCAACAACATGCGCCAGAACATCACCATCGCCATGATCACCGTCACCCTGCTGCTCGTCGGCGTCCTCTTCGGCGGCGTCACAATGGCTATCGGCATGCTCGTCCACGAAGCATCCGTCCTCATCGTCATCATCAACGCCATGCGCCTCCTACGCCGACGGGCCCGACAGCCAGCGCCGAGGTTCGCTACTTCCTGCGTTGCTACATGCCGAGCAACATCCTGCTCGATCTGA
- a CDS encoding dihydrolipoyl dehydrogenase family protein — protein sequence MSEDSQQPGSGDPGAVTYDVVVVGAGAVGENAADRAGRLGLSVAVVEHELVGGECSYWACMPSKALLRPGAVLAAARAVPGAAELVSGTPDPQQVLARRDEFTSHWDDHGQVEWLDSTGIALLRGTARFTGARTLLVETEDGDVRVTARHAVVLATGSEPVIPPVPGLAEAQPWTSREATAVKDVPARLAILGGGVVGVEMAVAYRDLGAEVTLLVRGDRVLTGSEPFAADEVATGLRDLGVDLRFGTSATSVRRDEAGVHLSVTGPQGDDEVHADEVLVATGRRPRTTDLGLEVLGLEPGAALAVDDALQVPGVDGGWLFAVGDVTGRTATTHQGKYDARVAGDVVAARYSGDDAAAGSETGARPWTRYRASADAAAVPQVVFTRPEVAWVGRTEREARDAGIGVRTVQYAIGSVAGASVAADGYAGTAQLVLDDARGVIVGATFTGPDAAELMHAATVAVVGEVPLDRLWHAVPAYPTVSEVWLRLLESAGL from the coding sequence ATGAGCGAGGACAGCCAGCAGCCCGGGTCTGGCGACCCGGGGGCCGTCACGTACGACGTCGTGGTGGTCGGCGCCGGGGCCGTGGGCGAGAACGCCGCCGACCGGGCGGGGCGGCTCGGCCTCTCGGTCGCCGTCGTCGAGCACGAGCTCGTCGGCGGCGAGTGCTCCTACTGGGCCTGCATGCCCTCCAAGGCGCTGCTGCGCCCCGGCGCGGTCCTCGCGGCCGCGCGTGCGGTCCCGGGCGCCGCCGAGCTGGTGTCCGGGACGCCGGACCCGCAGCAGGTGCTCGCCCGGCGCGACGAGTTCACGTCGCACTGGGACGACCACGGCCAGGTCGAGTGGCTCGACTCCACCGGCATCGCGCTGCTCCGCGGCACGGCGCGGTTCACCGGCGCGCGGACGCTGCTGGTCGAGACCGAGGACGGAGACGTCCGGGTGACCGCGCGGCACGCGGTCGTCCTCGCGACCGGGAGCGAGCCGGTGATCCCGCCGGTCCCCGGCCTCGCGGAGGCGCAGCCGTGGACCTCCCGGGAGGCCACGGCCGTGAAGGACGTGCCCGCGCGGCTCGCGATCCTCGGCGGCGGCGTGGTCGGTGTCGAGATGGCCGTCGCCTACCGCGACCTCGGCGCCGAGGTGACGCTGCTGGTGCGCGGCGACCGCGTGCTCACGGGCTCCGAGCCGTTCGCGGCCGACGAGGTGGCGACCGGCCTGCGCGACCTCGGCGTCGACCTCCGGTTCGGCACCTCCGCGACGTCGGTGCGCCGCGACGAGGCCGGCGTGCACCTGAGCGTGACGGGGCCGCAGGGGGACGACGAGGTGCACGCCGACGAGGTGCTGGTCGCGACCGGACGGCGTCCGCGGACGACCGACCTCGGGCTGGAGGTGCTGGGGCTGGAGCCCGGCGCGGCGCTCGCTGTCGACGACGCGCTGCAGGTGCCCGGCGTCGACGGGGGCTGGTTGTTCGCCGTCGGGGACGTCACGGGACGCACCGCGACCACCCACCAGGGGAAGTACGACGCCCGGGTGGCCGGCGACGTGGTGGCGGCGCGGTACTCGGGCGACGACGCGGCTGCCGGGTCCGAGACCGGTGCGCGGCCGTGGACCCGGTACCGGGCCAGCGCCGACGCGGCCGCCGTGCCGCAGGTCGTGTTCACCCGGCCCGAGGTCGCCTGGGTGGGCCGGACCGAGCGGGAGGCGCGGGACGCGGGGATCGGCGTGCGCACGGTGCAGTACGCGATCGGGTCCGTGGCGGGGGCGTCGGTCGCGGCCGACGGGTACGCCGGGACGGCGCAGCTCGTGCTGGACGACGCGCGGGGCGTGATCGTCGGGGCGACGTTCACCGGGCCGGACGCCGCGGAGCTGATGCACGCCGCGACCGTCGCCGTCGTGGGGGAGGTGCCGCTGGACCGCCTGTGGCACGCGGTGCCGGCGTACCCGACGGTGAGCGAGGTCTGGCTGCGGCTGCTGGAGTCGGCGGGGCTGTAG
- a CDS encoding ABC transporter permease has translation MDVLQDAVAWLNDPLNWTGRDGVLALTAEHLRISGLAVLLAALVGLPTGIWLGHRRRGGALTVVLSNTSRALPTFALLTIFASTGLFGATATVLAVAVFAVPPILSNTFTGLMEVDGDVRDAARGVGMSGARSLALVELPLALPLVGAGLRTATTQVLATVPLAALVGGTSLGSIIVQGMALQRYGQVVAGAVLVAGLCLVVEAVLALVQRALTPAPMRAAARRRRPSSAAAVADPPDRRFHERRDPVRVPDTPRTEERT, from the coding sequence GTGGACGTGCTGCAGGACGCGGTCGCGTGGCTCAACGACCCGCTGAACTGGACCGGCCGGGACGGCGTGCTCGCGCTCACCGCGGAGCACCTGCGGATCAGCGGGCTGGCCGTGCTGCTCGCCGCGCTGGTGGGCCTGCCGACCGGCATCTGGCTCGGCCACCGGCGGCGCGGCGGCGCGCTCACGGTCGTGCTCTCGAACACCTCGCGCGCCCTGCCGACGTTCGCGCTGCTGACGATCTTCGCGTCGACCGGGCTGTTCGGCGCCACGGCGACCGTGCTCGCGGTGGCGGTGTTCGCCGTGCCGCCCATCCTCAGCAACACGTTCACCGGGCTGATGGAGGTCGACGGCGACGTGCGCGACGCCGCCCGCGGCGTGGGCATGTCCGGCGCGCGGTCACTCGCGCTCGTCGAGCTGCCGCTCGCGCTGCCGCTGGTCGGCGCCGGGCTGCGGACCGCCACCACGCAGGTGCTGGCGACGGTCCCCCTGGCCGCCCTGGTCGGTGGCACCAGCCTGGGCTCGATCATCGTGCAGGGCATGGCCCTGCAGCGGTACGGCCAGGTGGTCGCCGGGGCCGTGCTGGTCGCCGGGCTCTGCCTGGTCGTCGAGGCCGTGCTCGCGCTCGTGCAGCGCGCCCTGACCCCCGCGCCGATGCGCGCGGCCGCCCGGCGCCGGCGCCCGTCGTCGGCCGCAGCGGTTGCCGACCCCCCGGATCGCCGGTTCCATGAGCGGCGCGATCCCGTCCGTGTGCCCGACACCCCGAGAACAGAGGAACGCACATGA